The Haloplanus salinarum genome includes a region encoding these proteins:
- a CDS encoding double zinc ribbon domain-containing protein: protein MSKITFRADDDLVERLEEFDASKSEVMRDALRTYLDEAERGHGAGGDDDAASDPTMALLETLLADGAFAPRDPPSINVNVTVDGVSADPSDVSVERESETTARKTQRERAADDPDPSAPSTGSRKTCSQCGEDMSAGHVYCPNCGEKGAHRVFCDCGDEIRSDWAFCPSCGRRTPAADVLDRA, encoded by the coding sequence ATGAGCAAGATCACGTTCCGCGCCGACGACGACCTCGTCGAGCGTCTGGAGGAGTTCGACGCCTCCAAGAGCGAGGTGATGCGCGACGCCCTGCGCACCTACCTCGACGAGGCGGAGCGTGGCCACGGAGCGGGTGGGGACGACGACGCTGCGAGCGATCCCACGATGGCGTTGCTGGAGACGCTGCTCGCCGACGGTGCGTTCGCACCGCGTGACCCGCCGTCGATCAACGTAAACGTCACCGTCGACGGCGTGTCCGCCGATCCGTCGGACGTGTCGGTCGAACGCGAGTCCGAGACGACGGCGCGTAAGACGCAACGGGAGCGCGCGGCCGACGACCCCGACCCGTCGGCGCCGTCGACGGGATCGCGTAAAACGTGTTCCCAGTGTGGCGAGGATATGTCCGCTGGGCACGTCTACTGCCCGAACTGCGGCGAGAAGGGTGCGCACCGCGTCTTCTGTGACTGCGGTGACGAGATCCGTTCGGACTGGGCGTTCTGTCCGAGCTGTGGCCGCCGAACGCCGGCAGCGGACGTGTTGGACCGTGCGTAA
- the ftsZ gene encoding cell division protein FtsZ, whose product MQSFVQDAIEHEEAEDRGADDDDEFGNPRIVIVGAGGAGNNTVNRLYNIGVDGAETVAINTDKQHLKMIEADTKILVGKSLTQGLGAGGDPSMGERATEMAQGTIKEVLDEADLVFVTAGMGGGTGTGAAPVVSKIAKEQGAIVVGMVSTPFNVERARTVKAEEGLEKLRGEADSIIVLDNNRLLDYVPNLPIGKAFSVMDQIIAETVKGISETITQPSLINLDYADMSTIMNQGGVAVMLVGETQDKNKTQEVVSDAMNHPLLDVDYRGASGGLVHITGGPDLTLKEAEGIANNITERLEASANVIWGARIQEEYKGKVRVMAIMTGVQSAQVLGPSTQRQAEKSRRSLNGEDVSEFDASENVGQEQGSWSDGGRDQVDQRNGVDVIR is encoded by the coding sequence ATGCAGAGCTTCGTCCAAGACGCCATCGAACACGAGGAAGCCGAGGACCGCGGCGCCGACGACGACGACGAGTTCGGCAACCCGCGGATCGTCATCGTCGGCGCCGGCGGTGCCGGTAACAACACGGTCAACCGACTGTACAACATCGGCGTCGACGGCGCCGAGACGGTCGCGATCAACACCGACAAACAGCACCTGAAGATGATCGAGGCCGACACGAAGATCCTCGTCGGCAAGTCGCTCACGCAGGGGCTGGGTGCCGGTGGCGACCCCTCGATGGGCGAGCGTGCGACCGAGATGGCCCAAGGGACGATCAAGGAGGTCCTCGACGAGGCGGACCTCGTGTTCGTCACCGCCGGGATGGGCGGCGGGACCGGGACCGGTGCCGCGCCCGTCGTCTCCAAGATCGCCAAGGAACAGGGTGCCATCGTCGTCGGCATGGTGTCGACGCCGTTCAACGTCGAGCGCGCCCGCACGGTCAAAGCCGAGGAGGGACTCGAGAAACTCCGCGGCGAGGCCGACTCGATCATCGTCCTCGACAACAACCGCCTGCTCGATTACGTCCCGAACCTGCCTATCGGCAAAGCGTTCTCGGTGATGGACCAGATCATCGCCGAGACGGTCAAGGGTATCAGCGAGACCATCACCCAGCCCTCGCTCATCAACCTGGACTACGCGGACATGTCCACGATCATGAACCAGGGCGGCGTCGCGGTGATGCTCGTCGGCGAGACCCAGGACAAGAACAAGACCCAGGAGGTCGTCAGCGACGCGATGAACCACCCGCTGTTGGACGTGGACTACCGCGGCGCGTCCGGCGGGCTCGTCCACATCACCGGTGGACCGGACCTCACGCTGAAGGAGGCCGAAGGTATCGCGAACAATATCACCGAGCGACTGGAGGCGAGCGCCAACGTCATCTGGGGCGCGCGCATCCAGGAGGAGTACAAGGGCAAGGTACGGGTCATGGCCATCATGACCGGCGTCCAGAGCGCCCAGGTGCTCGGTCCGTCGACCCAGCGGCAGGCGGAGAAGTCCCGCCGGAGTCTCAACGGCGAGGACGTTTCGGAATTCGACGCGAGCGAGAACGTCGGCCAGGAGCAAGGATCCTGGTCGGACGGCGGTCGCGATCAGGTCGACCAGCGTAACGGCGTCGACGTGATCCGGTAG
- a CDS encoding DUF7095 family protein produces MDRDAALDRVAEIVDCVDQAAADGPTDGDDPALLPVPVREVWVYGDVALGLDPLDRLDVYVTKDLLMRGDADRAADFEERFGVAGVGKTVDADWAAAYPEHLRANDGGHAAPERCLAAHLVDDDEPIHLEVCNASFTDNVTQRLKGAMAREAYGEILDPRGVCLWADGRRDDDAMAKLRGGELAFPTLPGALEMLGLDESTATEAADAMRARRAERTGRTVRGDVV; encoded by the coding sequence ATGGACCGAGACGCGGCGCTCGATCGGGTGGCCGAAATCGTCGACTGCGTGGACCAGGCTGCGGCCGACGGACCGACCGACGGCGACGATCCCGCGCTCCTCCCGGTGCCCGTCCGCGAGGTGTGGGTGTACGGCGACGTCGCCCTCGGCCTCGACCCCCTCGACCGCCTCGACGTGTACGTCACCAAGGACCTCCTCATGCGCGGCGACGCCGACCGCGCGGCCGACTTCGAGGAACGGTTCGGCGTCGCCGGCGTCGGCAAGACCGTCGACGCCGATTGGGCCGCGGCGTATCCGGAGCACCTCCGGGCGAACGACGGCGGGCACGCGGCACCCGAGCGCTGTCTCGCCGCCCACCTCGTCGACGACGACGAACCCATCCACCTGGAGGTGTGCAACGCCTCCTTCACCGACAACGTCACCCAGCGGCTGAAGGGGGCGATGGCCCGGGAGGCCTACGGCGAGATCCTCGATCCGCGGGGGGTCTGTCTGTGGGCCGACGGCCGCCGCGACGACGACGCGATGGCGAAACTCCGCGGCGGGGAACTCGCCTTCCCGACGCTCCCGGGGGCCCTGGAGATGCTCGGGCTGGACGAGTCCACCGCCACCGAGGCCGCCGACGCGATGCGCGCCCGCCGCGCCGAGCGGACGGGACGGACCGTCCGCGGCGACGTGGTGTGA
- the ncsA gene encoding tRNA 2-thiolation protein NcsA yields MDCDRCGREAVMHAAYSGAHLCDDHFRASVEKRVRRRVREDGLLPADASPEDPETWVIGLSGGKDSVVLTHLLAETFGRDPRVELVALSIHEGIEGYRDESLDASRALTAELDLRHEVVSYADELGVRMDDVVEKDPEDMAACAYCGVFRRDLLESYADELDADKLLTGHNLDDEAQTALMNFFEGDLKQMAKHFDASLGPFDRRAETAHFVPRAKPLRDVPEKEVALYAHLADLPAHITECPHASEAYRGEIQELLLGMEEDHPGTRHSIMAGYEELAELAAERYRDDDGADLGECDRCGSSTGGRICRKCRLVESIEAV; encoded by the coding sequence ATGGACTGTGACAGGTGCGGCCGCGAGGCGGTGATGCACGCGGCCTACTCGGGGGCCCACCTCTGTGACGACCACTTTCGCGCCTCGGTCGAGAAGCGGGTGCGCCGTCGGGTCCGTGAGGACGGCCTCCTCCCGGCGGACGCCTCGCCCGAGGATCCGGAGACGTGGGTGATCGGCCTCTCCGGCGGCAAGGACAGCGTCGTCCTGACGCACCTCCTGGCCGAGACGTTCGGCCGCGACCCTCGCGTCGAACTCGTCGCCCTCTCGATCCACGAGGGGATCGAGGGGTATCGCGACGAGAGCCTCGACGCCTCCCGGGCGCTGACGGCGGAGCTCGACCTCCGTCACGAGGTGGTGTCGTACGCCGACGAACTCGGCGTCCGCATGGACGACGTGGTCGAGAAGGACCCCGAGGACATGGCCGCCTGCGCGTACTGCGGCGTGTTCCGCCGCGACCTCCTGGAGTCGTACGCCGACGAACTCGATGCCGACAAACTGCTGACGGGCCACAATCTCGACGACGAGGCCCAGACGGCGCTGATGAACTTCTTCGAGGGGGATCTGAAACAGATGGCCAAACATTTCGACGCGAGCCTCGGGCCGTTCGACCGGCGGGCCGAGACGGCACACTTCGTCCCCCGGGCCAAGCCCCTGCGGGACGTGCCCGAGAAGGAGGTGGCGCTGTACGCCCACCTGGCGGACCTCCCCGCCCACATCACGGAGTGTCCGCACGCGAGCGAGGCCTATCGGGGCGAGATCCAGGAGCTGTTGCTCGGCATGGAGGAGGACCACCCCGGGACGCGACACTCGATCATGGCGGGCTACGAGGAACTCGCCGAGTTGGCCGCCGAACGGTACCGCGATGACGACGGGGCCGACCTCGGCGAGTGCGACCGCTGTGGGTCGAGCACGGGCGGCAGGATCTGTCGGAAGTGCCGGCTGGTCGAGTCGATCGAAGCGGTTTGA
- a CDS encoding ribbon-helix-helix domain-containing protein yields MERVTLRIPKQQIEEVEQMVETGEFPNRSEAIRSAVREMLNEQSESRDDKRNRNRSWAKV; encoded by the coding sequence ATGGAGCGTGTGACACTACGAATTCCGAAGCAGCAGATCGAGGAGGTCGAACAGATGGTCGAGACGGGAGAGTTCCCGAACCGAAGCGAGGCCATCCGCTCGGCGGTCCGCGAGATGCTCAACGAACAGAGCGAGTCCCGCGACGACAAACGCAACCGCAACCGCAGCTGGGCGAAGGTGTGA
- a CDS encoding endonuclease/exonuclease/phosphatase family protein gives MDDVSRRTALRAGVGAAGVAVGLGTGAGTGRAATTDGVTVATRNCYLGADLFRLLGAAAEGPDAVRETAGELLAAVDRSQVAARLDAVAAELARAEPALVGIQEAALVRTGPPGGDATDVRYDFRETLLSRLAARGQPYRVVAATAGADLTVPATVDGEERTVRLTDRDLLLARESVETNGATADTFDAALSLSRSDREVTIERGYAVADATVDGHRLTVCTTHLESASAETRAAQATETLDTLADRSDPAVLVGDINSGPGASTTAYDRLVESFDDVGDAGATCCHAADLRNAEPSLDSRIDHVLVRGGLRASDVRRVGADPTARVSADGDRLWPSDHAGVVATLVPGSEATTTTTGTATATPTPTETPTATATPTAGTAPGFGVPAALAALLGGALAARDDD, from the coding sequence ATGGACGACGTTTCTCGACGGACGGCGCTCCGGGCCGGCGTCGGCGCCGCCGGCGTCGCGGTCGGACTCGGAACGGGCGCCGGAACGGGGCGGGCCGCCACCACGGACGGCGTGACCGTCGCCACGCGCAACTGCTATCTGGGCGCCGACCTCTTTCGACTCCTCGGGGCCGCCGCGGAAGGGCCGGACGCGGTCCGCGAGACGGCGGGCGAACTCCTCGCGGCGGTCGACCGCAGCCAGGTCGCGGCGCGACTGGACGCGGTCGCCGCGGAACTCGCCCGGGCCGAACCGGCGCTGGTCGGGATACAGGAGGCGGCGCTGGTCCGGACGGGACCGCCGGGCGGCGACGCGACCGACGTACGCTACGACTTCCGGGAGACGCTCCTCTCGCGGCTCGCGGCCCGCGGGCAACCCTACCGGGTCGTCGCGGCGACGGCCGGGGCCGACCTCACGGTGCCGGCGACGGTGGACGGCGAAGAGCGGACGGTGCGGCTGACCGACCGCGACCTGTTGCTCGCGCGGGAGTCGGTCGAGACGAACGGCGCGACGGCGGACACCTTCGACGCCGCGCTCTCGCTGTCGCGCTCGGACCGGGAGGTGACGATCGAACGCGGCTACGCCGTCGCCGACGCGACGGTCGACGGCCACCGGCTGACGGTCTGTACCACGCACCTCGAATCGGCGTCGGCCGAGACGCGGGCGGCACAGGCGACGGAGACGCTCGACACCCTCGCCGACCGATCGGATCCCGCGGTCCTCGTCGGCGACATCAACAGCGGCCCCGGGGCGTCGACGACGGCGTACGACCGCCTCGTGGAATCGTTCGACGACGTCGGCGACGCGGGCGCGACCTGCTGTCACGCGGCCGACCTCCGGAACGCCGAGCCGTCGCTCGACTCGCGGATCGATCACGTGCTCGTCCGGGGCGGACTGCGGGCGAGCGACGTGCGCCGCGTGGGCGCCGATCCGACCGCCCGCGTCTCCGCCGACGGCGACCGGCTCTGGCCGTCCGACCACGCTGGGGTGGTGGCGACGCTGGTCCCGGGTAGCGAGGCGACCACGACGACCACCGGAACGGCGACGGCCACACCCACCCCGACCGAAACGCCGACGGCGACGGCCACGCCGACGGCGGGCACCGCGCCGGGGTTCGGCGTGCCGGCGGCGCTCGCCGCCCTCCTCGGCGGGGCGCTCGCCGCCCGCGATGACGACTGA
- a CDS encoding deoxyribonuclease IV has product MRVGAHVSIAGGVDNAVDNQREVDGNCGQIFTHSPQVWQDPNVGDDEAAAFREGTAQHLDGPWVIHSSYLVNLCTPKADLREKSIDSMQAEVDAASKLGIEYVNVHLGAHTGAGVDGGLDNAVSALDELDVPGDVTVLVESDAGSGTKLGGEFEHLATVLAESRHDLGVCLDTAHAFAAGYDLSTPAGVDDVVDEFDDVVGLEHLHCLHLNDSKHACGTNKDEHAHVGEGLIGVDGMRRIVTHPDLTDLPFVLETPTEDGKGFAWNIERVRDLRNGA; this is encoded by the coding sequence ATGCGAGTCGGAGCACACGTATCCATCGCTGGCGGTGTCGACAACGCGGTCGACAACCAGCGCGAAGTCGACGGCAACTGCGGACAGATCTTCACCCACTCGCCGCAGGTCTGGCAGGACCCGAACGTCGGCGACGACGAGGCGGCGGCCTTCCGCGAGGGGACCGCCCAGCACCTCGACGGCCCCTGGGTGATCCACTCCTCGTACCTCGTCAACCTCTGTACCCCCAAAGCGGACCTGCGCGAGAAGTCCATCGACAGTATGCAGGCCGAGGTCGACGCCGCGTCGAAACTGGGCATCGAGTACGTGAACGTCCACCTGGGCGCTCACACGGGTGCGGGCGTCGACGGCGGCCTCGACAACGCCGTGAGCGCCCTCGACGAACTCGACGTGCCCGGGGACGTGACCGTCCTCGTGGAGAGCGACGCGGGCAGCGGGACGAAACTCGGCGGCGAGTTCGAACACCTCGCGACGGTGCTGGCGGAGAGCCGCCACGACCTAGGGGTCTGTCTGGACACGGCTCACGCCTTCGCCGCGGGGTACGACCTCTCGACGCCCGCGGGCGTCGACGACGTCGTCGACGAGTTCGACGACGTGGTCGGCCTCGAACACCTCCACTGTCTCCACCTCAACGACTCCAAACACGCCTGCGGGACGAACAAGGACGAACACGCCCACGTCGGCGAGGGGCTGATCGGCGTCGACGGCATGCGCCGGATCGTCACCCACCCCGATCTGACCGACCTGCCGTTCGTGCTGGAGACGCCCACCGAGGACGGCAAAGGCTTCGCGTGGAACATCGAGCGGGTGCGCGACCTCCGGAACGGGGCGTAG
- a CDS encoding lipoate--protein ligase family protein has product MDASDALADREWRLIREEAWSGPMNMALDEVAAETAAAGGPRTLRVYRWEPGTLSLGYHQDPDTVDWAHCEREGIGVTRRPTGGGGIYHDAHGDISYTIVAPDGELPGDLVESYRRLCTPILDAFDRLGVPARFAETGRPAVHEPACYLRELHPAHDVVVPGADGPRKVSGNAQHRRADAVVQHGSLTYAVSPERHLSVFADPGADAETFRERVTGIADHADVDRATAVAAVESSLREWADAETGAWTDAELSRGRELAAEKYGAETWTRRRPGQR; this is encoded by the coding sequence ATGGACGCGAGCGACGCCCTCGCCGACCGCGAGTGGCGCCTGATCCGCGAGGAGGCGTGGTCGGGCCCGATGAACATGGCACTCGACGAGGTGGCAGCCGAGACGGCCGCAGCGGGCGGTCCCCGGACCCTCCGGGTCTACCGGTGGGAGCCGGGGACGCTCTCGCTCGGCTACCACCAGGACCCCGACACCGTCGACTGGGCCCACTGCGAGCGCGAGGGGATCGGCGTCACCCGCCGTCCCACGGGCGGCGGCGGCATCTACCACGACGCCCACGGCGACATCTCCTACACCATCGTCGCGCCCGACGGGGAACTCCCCGGGGACCTGGTCGAATCCTACCGTCGCCTCTGTACGCCGATCCTCGACGCCTTCGACCGCCTCGGCGTCCCCGCGCGGTTCGCGGAGACCGGACGGCCGGCGGTCCACGAGCCCGCCTGCTACCTGCGGGAACTCCACCCCGCTCACGACGTGGTCGTGCCGGGGGCGGACGGCCCCCGGAAGGTGAGCGGCAACGCCCAGCACCGCCGGGCCGATGCCGTCGTCCAGCACGGATCGCTCACCTACGCGGTGTCCCCGGAGCGACACCTCTCGGTCTTCGCGGACCCGGGCGCCGACGCCGAGACGTTCCGCGAGCGCGTGACCGGCATCGCGGACCACGCCGACGTCGACCGGGCGACGGCGGTGGCGGCCGTCGAGTCGTCGCTCCGGGAGTGGGCGGACGCCGAGACGGGCGCATGGACGGACGCGGAACTGTCGCGGGGCCGCGAACTGGCGGCGGAGAAGTACGGCGCCGAGACGTGGACGAGGCGGCGGCCGGGTCAGCGGTAG
- a CDS encoding class I SAM-dependent methyltransferase, with protein sequence MRRFSADYLRRTRAGLWSSREALDALALSDRERILDVGCGTGELTRVLAEESGGEVVGLDADPELLAVARAETECPVVAGDAERLPVADGAFDLVTCQALLVNLPDPAATLREFRRVATDHVAAVEPDNADVAVESTVDREVELERRVREAYLAGVGTDVALGERAVDAFEAAGLVDVTTRRHYHRKVIEPPYDEGDLRDATRKATGAGLADHETELQRAVGDEYDDLRSAWRTMGREVVEAMQAGTYRRAEVVPFDVTVGRAPAAREFK encoded by the coding sequence GTGCGCAGATTCTCGGCCGACTACCTCCGGCGGACGCGGGCGGGGCTGTGGTCCTCGCGGGAGGCGCTGGACGCACTCGCCCTGTCCGACCGGGAACGGATCCTCGATGTCGGCTGCGGGACGGGCGAACTCACGCGGGTGCTCGCCGAGGAGTCCGGCGGCGAGGTGGTTGGCCTCGACGCCGACCCCGAACTCCTGGCCGTCGCCCGCGCGGAGACCGAGTGCCCGGTCGTCGCCGGCGACGCCGAACGCCTGCCGGTCGCCGACGGGGCGTTCGACCTCGTGACGTGTCAGGCGCTGCTCGTGAACCTACCCGATCCGGCCGCGACGCTCCGGGAGTTCCGCCGCGTCGCGACCGACCACGTGGCCGCCGTCGAACCCGACAACGCCGACGTGGCGGTCGAGTCGACGGTGGACCGCGAGGTCGAACTCGAACGCCGGGTCCGGGAGGCGTACCTCGCGGGGGTCGGCACGGACGTCGCGCTCGGCGAGCGGGCGGTCGACGCCTTCGAGGCCGCGGGCCTCGTCGACGTGACCACCCGGAGACATTACCACCGGAAGGTGATCGAACCGCCGTACGACGAGGGCGACCTGCGGGACGCGACGCGGAAGGCGACGGGGGCGGGGCTGGCCGACCACGAGACGGAACTCCAGCGGGCGGTCGGCGACGAGTACGACGACCTCCGGTCGGCGTGGCGGACGATGGGACGGGAGGTAGTCGAGGCGATGCAGGCGGGTACCTACCGTCGAGCCGAGGTGGTACCCTTCGACGTGACCGTCGGACGGGCGCCGGCGGCGCGAGAGTTCAAATAG